A stretch of Salvelinus alpinus chromosome 4, SLU_Salpinus.1, whole genome shotgun sequence DNA encodes these proteins:
- the mc2r gene encoding adrenocorticotropic hormone receptor — MNDGSVLPSNHTDCQVVKVPHLAFFVLGMVSLSENLLVVVAVVRNKNLHSPMYMFICSLATFNTISSLSKTWETLMMVFSDVGHLDSRGDSVRRVDDIIDALLCMSFIGCICSFLAIAVDRYVTIFHALRYHNIMTMRRAAAALAGIWALCGVAGTVMVAFCDATVIKILFIVLFLISLLLILFLYVHMFLLARSHARKIAALPGSAMPHRSLRGALTLTMLFGVFVVCWAPFFLHLLLLMVCVENPYCECYRSLFQLNLVLLMSHAVIDPAIYAFRSAELRHTFRKMLLCSDSRLCYEVKALFH; from the coding sequence ATGAATGATGGCTCAGTTCTCCCCTCCAACCACACAGACTGTCAGGTGGTGAAGGTCCCCCACCTGGCGTTCTTCGTGTTGGGTATGGTGTCTCTCAGTGAGAACCTGTTGGTGGTGGTGGCCGTGGTGCGCAACAAGAACCTCCACTCCCCGATGTACATGTTTATCTGTAGCCTGGCCACGTTCAacaccatctcctccctctccaagACCTGGGAGACCCTGATGATGGTGTTCAGCGATGTCGGACACCTGGACTCCCGAGGGGACTCCGTCCGGAGGGTGGACGACATCATAGACGCACTGCTCTGCATGTCCTTTATCGGTTGTATCTGTAGCTTCCTGGCCATCGCCGTGGACCGCTACGTCACCATCTTCCACGCGCTGCGCTACCACAACATCATGACCATGAGGCGAGCCGCCGCCGCCTTGGCGGGGATCTGGGCGCTGTGCGGCGTCGCCGGGACGGTCATGGTGGCATTCTGTGATGCCACGGTCATCAAGATCCTTTTCATCGTGCTCTTCCTCATCTCGctgctcctcatcctcttcctctacgTCCACATGTTCCTGCTGGCTCGGTCCCACGCCAGGAAGATTGCGGCGCTGCCCGGGAGTGCCATGCCGCACCGCAGCCTCCGGGGGGCGCTCACGCTCACCATGCTATTCGGTGTGTTTGTTGTGTGCTGGGCACCTttcttcctccatctcctcctcctcatggtGTGTGTAGAGAACCCCTACTGTGAGTGCTACCGCTCTCTGTTCCAGCTGAATTTGGTTCTGCTGATGAGTCACGCTGTGATAGACCCGGCCATCTACGCCTTCCGCAGCGCAGAGCTACGACACACCTTCAGGAAGATGCTGCTCTGCTCAGACTCACGACTCTGCTACGAGGTCAAAGCTCTGTTCCACTGA